In Paracoccus fistulariae, a single window of DNA contains:
- a CDS encoding DUF6441 family protein, translating to MKLKLDIDPDIVAMMAAEVAAGERAVTAAIREAGTGLKTAWRLQITGAGLGTRLANSIRSQNFPRSGESLEAAALVWSKAPVIVGAHDTGPLIRSKNGFWLAIPLPAAGKSLRGGRITPGEWERRRGLRLRFVYRRTGPSLLVAEGRLNTKGQAVVSRSKTGRGKVTAPIFLLVPQVKLPKRLDLARDADRALDSVPGLIVANWVGGRL from the coding sequence GTGAAACTGAAGCTCGACATCGATCCCGACATCGTCGCGATGATGGCGGCCGAGGTCGCGGCGGGTGAACGGGCCGTCACCGCCGCCATTCGCGAGGCCGGGACTGGGCTGAAGACGGCGTGGCGGTTGCAGATCACCGGCGCGGGGCTTGGTACACGGCTCGCCAACTCGATCCGGAGCCAGAACTTCCCGAGGTCGGGCGAGAGCCTTGAGGCTGCGGCGCTGGTCTGGTCGAAGGCGCCGGTAATCGTCGGTGCGCATGACACCGGGCCGCTGATCCGATCGAAGAACGGGTTCTGGCTGGCGATCCCGCTGCCCGCGGCGGGCAAATCCCTGCGCGGCGGCCGGATCACCCCCGGTGAATGGGAGCGGCGACGCGGCCTCCGCCTGCGTTTCGTCTATCGCCGGACGGGCCCCAGCCTGCTGGTCGCCGAGGGGCGGCTGAACACGAAAGGCCAGGCGGTGGTGTCGCGGTCGAAGACCGGGCGCGGAAAGGTCACTGCGCCGATCTTCCTGCTGGTGCCGCAGGTCAAGCTGCCGAAGCGGCTGGATCTGGCGCGGGATGCAGACCGGGCGTTGGACAGCGTGCCGGGGCTGATCGTGGCGAACTGGGTGGGGGGTAGGTTGTGA
- a CDS encoding prohead protease/major capsid protein fusion protein: MDTMIELPAMRRSAELAPNTADADNRTVEVVWSAGARVRRATFFGEPYDEELSLDPAHVRLDRLNAGAPFLKVHELDTLDAVIGSVVPGSARIENGRGIALVRISERADVEPIWRDIQAGHIRAVSIGYQVHRFDISKPDGARELWRAVDWTPFEVSAVAVGADPAAGFRAQHPLHDCVLHRRDAPSTTKGPIPMTDTTQTPASDAATPANTQPTAPVETEDTPMTEPKPAAPDPKVAASETRSQKTQVTPAPDTEVVATRAREAERDRVSTIYDLAGRLNLERGFAEDLVKRGVSIDESRRLILDQVAAKSDETRNFPHVSVPLGGRDECITRRDAVANALLHRYSPTLFQLEDAARQYRGMTLLELARESLGNAGVNTRGLSRDEVATRALHSTSDFPEILSAVTNKTLRQAYEAYPRTFMLFCRQVLATDFKAMHRVQLGEAPQLLEVGESGEFKRGTLGESKESYKVKTYGRVVAITRQTLINDDLDAFTRIPAMYGNSIAQLESDVVWGIITANPAMADGNALFHTTHKNLAGTGAALDVSSVGAARAAMAKQTGLDKKTVLNVRPAFLIVPASLELKAEQLVAQNLVPAATSSVVPQSIRTLAPISEPRLDAASETAWYLAASPNQIDTIEYAYLEGQQGAYIETRNGFDVDGVEIKCRLDFGAKAIDWRGLYKNPGA, from the coding sequence ATGGACACGATGATCGAACTGCCGGCCATGCGCCGGTCGGCGGAGCTTGCGCCGAACACGGCCGATGCCGACAACCGCACCGTCGAGGTGGTCTGGTCGGCCGGGGCTCGCGTCCGCCGTGCCACCTTCTTCGGCGAGCCTTATGACGAGGAACTCAGCCTCGACCCGGCCCATGTCCGGCTCGACCGGCTGAACGCGGGCGCGCCGTTCCTGAAGGTGCACGAGCTCGACACGCTCGACGCGGTGATCGGCTCGGTCGTGCCGGGCTCGGCCCGGATCGAGAACGGTCGCGGCATCGCCTTGGTCCGGATCAGCGAGCGTGCCGATGTCGAGCCGATCTGGCGCGACATCCAGGCGGGGCACATCCGCGCCGTCTCCATCGGCTACCAGGTCCACCGGTTTGATATCTCGAAGCCTGATGGCGCCCGCGAGCTCTGGCGCGCGGTGGACTGGACGCCCTTCGAGGTCTCCGCCGTCGCGGTCGGAGCCGACCCAGCAGCGGGCTTCCGCGCCCAGCACCCCCTTCACGACTGCGTCCTCCACCGCCGGGACGCCCCTTCCACCACGAAAGGACCGATCCCGATGACGGACACGACCCAGACCCCGGCGAGCGACGCCGCAACCCCCGCCAACACCCAGCCGACCGCGCCGGTCGAAACCGAGGACACCCCCATGACCGAGCCGAAACCGGCTGCGCCCGACCCGAAGGTCGCGGCCAGCGAGACGCGCAGCCAGAAGACGCAGGTAACTCCCGCGCCCGATACCGAAGTGGTCGCCACCCGCGCCCGCGAGGCCGAGCGCGACCGCGTCTCCACCATTTACGATCTGGCCGGGCGGCTGAACCTCGAGCGCGGCTTCGCCGAGGATCTGGTCAAGCGCGGCGTCAGCATCGACGAGTCCCGCCGACTGATCCTCGACCAGGTCGCCGCGAAATCCGACGAGACCCGGAACTTCCCCCATGTCTCCGTCCCGCTCGGCGGCCGAGACGAGTGCATCACCCGCCGTGACGCGGTGGCGAACGCACTGCTGCACCGCTACAGCCCAACGCTGTTCCAGCTCGAGGACGCCGCGCGCCAGTATCGCGGCATGACGCTGCTGGAGCTCGCCCGCGAAAGCCTCGGCAATGCCGGGGTCAACACGCGCGGCCTGTCGCGTGACGAGGTGGCGACGCGCGCGCTGCACTCGACCTCGGACTTCCCCGAGATCCTGTCGGCCGTCACCAACAAGACGCTGCGGCAGGCCTACGAGGCCTATCCCCGCACCTTCATGCTGTTCTGTCGCCAGGTGCTGGCGACCGACTTCAAGGCGATGCATCGCGTCCAGCTCGGCGAAGCCCCGCAGCTGCTCGAGGTCGGCGAAAGCGGCGAGTTCAAGCGCGGCACGCTGGGCGAGAGCAAGGAGAGCTACAAGGTCAAGACCTATGGCCGGGTGGTCGCCATCACCCGTCAGACGCTGATCAACGACGATCTCGACGCCTTCACCCGCATCCCGGCGATGTACGGCAACTCCATCGCCCAGCTGGAGTCGGACGTGGTCTGGGGCATCATCACCGCCAACCCGGCGATGGCCGACGGCAATGCGCTCTTCCACACCACCCACAAGAACCTGGCAGGCACCGGCGCGGCGCTCGATGTCAGCAGCGTCGGAGCGGCGCGCGCGGCGATGGCCAAGCAGACCGGCCTCGACAAGAAGACGGTGCTGAACGTCCGGCCTGCCTTCCTGATCGTGCCGGCCTCACTGGAACTGAAAGCCGAACAGCTGGTGGCCCAGAACCTCGTGCCCGCCGCGACGTCCAGCGTGGTGCCGCAGTCGATCAGGACGCTGGCGCCGATCAGCGAGCCCCGGCTCGACGCCGCTAGCGAGACCGCCTGGTATCTGGCGGCCAGCCCGAACCAGATCGACACCATCGAGTACGCCTATCTCGAGGGCCAGCAGGGCGCCTATATCGAGACGCGCAACGGCTTCGACGTCGACGGGGTCGAGATCAAGTGCCGCCTCGACTTCGGAGCCAAGGCCATCGACTGGCGCGGCCTCTACAAGAACCCGGGCGCGTAA
- a CDS encoding head-tail joining protein, whose amino-acid sequence MSAFAAAIGALFADPNIGRDAVYIADGGTPVLVRAVARRADAVTDFGDARLWSETTRIDLRVAEVANPRPGDRIEIDGDAFLIQGEPVRDRERLVWTVDLRPA is encoded by the coding sequence ATGTCGGCCTTCGCCGCCGCCATCGGCGCGCTCTTCGCCGATCCGAACATCGGCCGGGACGCGGTCTACATCGCCGACGGCGGTACACCCGTGCTGGTGCGTGCCGTCGCCCGTCGCGCCGACGCGGTCACCGACTTCGGCGACGCGCGGCTCTGGTCCGAAACCACCCGGATCGACCTGCGCGTGGCCGAGGTGGCGAACCCGCGTCCCGGCGACCGCATCGAGATCGACGGCGACGCCTTCCTCATACAGGGCGAGCCGGTCCGCGACCGCGAGCGGCTGGTCTGGACCGTCGACCTGAGGCCCGCGTGA
- a CDS encoding DUF2190 family protein yields the protein MKTYVQPGNTITLTAPYAVASGDGLLVGSIFGIAAGAAAIGEPVETALVGVFDITKVGSQAWTVGAKVYWDDTNKRTTTVATDNTLIGAAVEAVASGAGDTIGRVRLNATF from the coding sequence ATGAAAACCTACGTCCAGCCCGGCAACACCATCACCCTGACCGCGCCCTATGCCGTCGCCTCCGGCGATGGCCTGCTCGTCGGCTCCATCTTCGGCATCGCCGCGGGTGCCGCCGCCATTGGCGAGCCCGTCGAGACCGCGCTCGTCGGCGTGTTCGACATCACCAAGGTCGGCTCCCAGGCGTGGACGGTTGGCGCCAAGGTCTATTGGGACGACACCAACAAGCGCACCACGACCGTCGCGACCGACAACACCCTCATCGGCGCGGCCGTCGAGGCGGTGGCGAGCGGCGCCGGCGACACCATCGGCCGGGTGCGCCTGAACGCGACGTTCTGA